The DNA window CGTAGCATCTGTGGTGGGGATTGGCGGTGCGGCGGGCGCCGTGGGCGGCATGATTATTGCCCCGCTCGCCGGCTACATTCTGCAGTTCACCCACTCCTACGTGCCGCTTTTTATTATCTGCGGCACTATGCATCCCATCGCACTGGGCCTCGTGCATCTAATAATTCCCAAGATCAAGCCCATCACATATCGTGCCTGATCTGGAACTCAGGGCATGCGCACTTGAAGATATCTGTTTTTTCGCAGCTAGGACATTTTCCGGCAGCAAGGTTTCGCACGCGAGCGAGAGCTGTGATTAACCAGCCTGTGCGCCAGCAAGCGGCGGGAGGTCCTTATGGGCAAGAAAGACAAAGTGAATCGGCGCAGGTTTCTGCAAGGCGGCGTCTTGATGCCTGCCGCGGTAGCCTTGGCGGCGCGCTCCAGGAAAACTCTGATCGCGAGCACTCCGCAGGAATGTGCGACGGGTAAAACGCACACCTGGGAGATGCACGAGCTGGCCTTTACGGCCTCGAATTCTTATACGAATTCTTACACGGACGTCACGATCTGGGTTGATCTGACCGGGCCCGAATTTAACAAGCGTGTTTATGGGTTCTGGGATGGCGGTCGCACATTTAAGGTGAGGTTGGTTGCTACCGCTCCGGGGGTCTGGAAATGGCGTAGCGGCTCGACGCCGGACGACCCGGGCCTTTCCGGCAAGGCGGGCAGCTTTGTGGCGACGGACTGGAGGGAAGAGGAGAAGCGTCAGAATCCGCTGCGGCGGGGATTCCTTCGACCCTCTACCAATCGGCATGCTCTTGAAACCGCGGACGGCACACCGTTTTTTGTGCTGGGTGACACCTGGTATTCAGCCGGAACCAACCGGTTTCGGTGGTACGACGATGAAGTGGAGCGGCCGATCGGCCTGGATGCGGGGTTTAAGGATTACGTCCGATACAGGAAAGGGCAGGGCTTCAACTGGGTGAACATGATTGCGGCGTTTCCCAATTGGGGGACCGATGGACTGCCCTGGCACATCCGAATGAATGACGGAACTACGGTGCGTTCGGCATGGCTCGAATTCGGCACAGGCAGCGCGAAGAATATGGACAACGAAGGAGGCCGGCCGTTTTTGTTTCCGGGTAAGGTGCCTGGATACGAAAAAGTCTTTGCTGACGTGGATCGCATCAATCCCGAGTATTTCAAATATATTGACCGGAAGATTGATTACCTCAACGCGCAAGGTTTTGTTCCATTCATCGAGGTTTCGCGGCGCGATGCGAGCGAGTGCTGGAAGAAATATTACTCCTGGCCTGATTCCTACGCGCGGTTCATCCAGTACGTCTGGTCGCGCTACCAGGCCAACAATACTGTGCTGAGCCCGATCCACCTGGACATCCTCGATGAGAGCATCACGGTGCCCGATTTTCTGGAAGCCATCAACATGGTTCTGGGCAAGTTCGGGCCGCCGCCTTTCGGAACGCTTCTCTCGGCAAATGCCAACCCTTCAACGCTGGTTAACTGGGGAGATAACTCCTGGGTTACCCTCCACCAGACCGGAAACGAACGCGAGCATGAGTACTTTTGGTACATGACAGAAATCTTCCGAGAGGCTCGCTCCCCACGGCCGGCACTGAACGGCGAGCCATATTACTCAGGCTATGTGGACGCCCGTGGGTTGAATGGCGGATACAAGTACGGTGCGCCCGGTGGCACTGCGCGGGATGACCAGTTTGTTCGCTCCGCCATGTATGGCAGCGTCCTTTCGGGTGGGCTGGCCGGGCATGTCTACGGAGCGGAAGGCATCTGGGGCGGGGACATCGAGCCCAGCGCTCCCATCAAGATGTGGGACGCCTTCCAGTGGAATTCCGCCGCCCAAATGCAGCATTTGCGGACGTTTGTGTTTTCAATTGGCTGGAAATACCAGGAACTGAAGCCGGATGCAGGGCTGGTGGTTCCCAGCCAGACTCACACCGTGAAAGGATACGAGGGCTGGGCCTATGCCGCGCGAACTCCTGACAAGAAGGTTTTTCTCGCTTACTTTGAAAAAGGTTGTCCGCCCAGCCTGGTCCGCGGCGCGCGCCTCAGGAGCATCTATCGTGCCCAATGGTTTGATCCCCGGCAGGGAACCTGGTCCGAAGTTGGGAATGGCACGGCCGAGTCCGACATTACCGGTGAGATCCAGCTTCCGGATTTTCCTTCCAATATCGACTGGGGCCTTAAGCTCGTCTATGAGCGCACCTTGCCTATGCCAGACCACTTTTAGTGAACCACAATGGAAAGATCTTTCACGGCATGGGGTGCTGGACGGAAGAGGCTCGCGGGACGAGTTGCTGGTATACAGAGTCGGACACAGGAGAACTCCAGTGGCCGGTGGCCTTGGCGAATCCGACAATCCCAAGGAAGAGCAAGGCGATTCCAGCCGCCATCGCCCATGCCGGCATATCATGGCGTTTACTCTTTGATTCCAGCATCCTGGGCAGCGACATGGCGAGCGCCCCTTCCGATGGGCAGACCGAGACGCATGCCAGACAGCCAGTGCACTCGGCCGAAAGAACTCTGGCCACGCGGTCCACGGGCAGCATTGATGGGCAGGCACGGGCGCACTTAGCGCAATCAATGCACACCTCAGGATTGCGCCGAATTCGGTGCGGGCTGGCAAGCGAAACCAGACCGAGCATCGCCCCGTAAGGGCACAGGTACCGGCACCAGAAGTTTTCAACGAACAGCGACGCCAGCGCCAGCACGCCGATGACAACCAGCCCTGTGGTGCCCAAGTAACGGAAAAAGTTGAGCATCTTTACCTCGGCGATTAGGCCATAAGGTGTGCGCATGAAACTCTCGATGGCCTCGGCCGACATGCTGGCCACTGCCCAGACAAAGAGCCCCAGCAGCAGGTATTTGAGGCCGCGCATGGGTATATCCAGCCATCGTGGAATGTGGAAATTGCGTGGCAACATCTTGTAGCCCGCGCGCCAGAGATACTCGGAGATTGTTCCCACCGGGCAGAGCCAACTGCAGAAAGCCTTGCGAAATAGAAATGCCATGGAAAGGAAAGCCAGCAGCAGAAACATGGCAGCGGGATGCATCGCGGGGATGATGCCAGTGGCCAGCCAATATTTAACGTTCATCAAGCCTGCGATCGGGAGCCAGCCTTCGACTCCAGCGGGCAGGCCGATTGACGTCGAGGATCCTGGCACTTCAAACTGCCGCACCCAAAGATAGAACTGGCAGCCCAGCCATACGTTCAACAATAGGAAAGCCGCCTGGAAGCCATGGCGAAGTTGTTGCGAGTAATCACGGGTACGCTTTCGCACCAGCTTCCTATTAAATTTGCGGGGTAATCTCTGCTTGCCCTCGGGATTTGCCGCAGGAGGTGCGGGGGTTACCGGAATGCCAGAATGGATGCTGATTCCCATACCTCATCCCTGAAAGATCAGCTTAAAAGGATGCTTCCACCACATAGTATGACTTTTATCACACGCGGCCGGTAGGCCCGGAGCCTGTCGCCGATCTGGCGCAGGTGATTTGCGAATAAATAACTAGGAGGCTTAACCGACTGGGCTACAAAGAATTACAGCAGGCGCGTCATTTAAGGCGAGGAAGCGTTTTGGCCAAAAAAGTTCTTATAGGTGTAACCACAATTTTTTACTTGCGTCTAAAGTAGTACGTAGTGGTAGAGTATCCACTACGGAGAGTGCGGCCGTACATTATGGCTTTTATTCGAAAGAGAGGACAGTCGTATTACCTGGTTCACAATGTGCGGGAGGACGGGCGCGTCCGCCAGATGCATCTCGCCAATTTGGGCCACCGTCCGCGCATCAGTGATGAACTCATCCGGGGCGTGAGTTCTCAGCATCCTTTTGTGGAGATTGACTGGAAGGGGCTCCGAAAGAAAGCCTCTCAGGAGTTGGTTCAACCTTTTGAAGACGACTCGCGCCAGCTTCACGAATTGCTCGCCAGTATTCATAACCTGCACCTCGATATTGGAGACCTTCATTTGCCGGTTCTCGCTATGACGCATGACCGCGAACTGGTCGGGCAATTAACTTCAAGCCTGAAGCTGCTTCGCACCACACTGGACGTTAAGTTGAATCAACTGCGGCGGGGAAAGGTCCAGCTCTACCCCAGGTAGGGCAGGAAGGACAAGGGAATGGCTCAATTTCAGACGCTTCTGGATCCGACACTACACAGCCCAGAAGTAAAAGACTTTGAACGGTCGCTGACGAGGCGCGTGGTAGGTCAAGACCGGGCCATACGTCGGCTGGCAAGGATCTATCAGGTTTACAAGGCCGGGCTGGCGGTGGCAGGCCGGCCGTTGGCGAACCTGCTGTTTCTGGGGCCGACGGGTTCAGGCAAGACCCGGCTGGTCGAGGCGGCCGGTGAAGTGCTATTTGGAAGTGACCATTCGATCCTGAAGATCGATTGCGCGGAGTTCCAGCACAGCCACGAGATCGCCAAACTGATTGGCTCACCACCGGGCTATTTGGGCCACCGCGAGACACAGCCGCTGATCACTCAGGAGGCGCTGGAGGCACACTACACCGATACCATCAAGCTGTCCTTTGTGCTTTTTGACGAGATCGAAAAGGCATCAGACGCCCTGTGGCATCTGCTGCTGGGTATTCTGGACAAGGCTACGCTCACGCTTGGGGACAATCGCCGCGTGGACTTTTCGCACTCGATTATTTTTCTTACATCCAACCTGGGGTCACATGAGGTCTCGAGACTTATGCGGGGCGGAATGGGGTTCTCTGCTGATTCCCAGATGGATGACGAAGATCTGGACCACAAGATCTATCGGGTGGCTGTGGAGGCCGCACGGCGAAGGTTTTCTCCGGAGTTCATGAATCGTATTGATAAAGTCATCGTCTTCCGTTCGCTGCGGAAAGAACACCTTGAGAAGATTCTCGATATTGAACTGGCCAAGGTACAGGAACGGATCATCGCAGCCGCGCCCGGCAGCCAGTTTGTTTTCAAGTGCACGCGGTCTGCCCGCGATCTTTTGCTGCGCGAAGGGACAGATCTCAAGAGCGGGGCCCGCCATCTGAAGCGGGCGATTGAACGGCACCTGGTATTTCCGCTTTCAAACCTGATGGCGACCAAGCAGGTATGCCTCGGCGATGTCATAACGGTTGACGCGGCGCCTGGCCTGTCCAAGCTGGTCTTCATGCGGGAAGAGCAAGGAGCCCTGGTTGGCGCTTCAGCTGCTTCGGTTACGCAAACGGCACTGGTTCCAGTCTCCACGGGGCACGCTGTCACCCAGGCTCTGGCGTTTAAGGTGTCTGCGGATTGAAGCCTTCCATCCGAAGTTAAGCGCCTCATGGGTGAAGGCAGGGTTGTAGTGTCAATCCAGCGAAAGAAGTTTTATAGCAGCACTACCTATTGACGCGGTGAAAACCCGGGCCGGGGCTTTTTGTTGGACCGACAGCGGTGGGCCGATCGTGCACCAGCGGGCTGCTGAGAAAACTCATCCTTCCTCCGTGTTCAGGGCCTGCTCAATCCTCATGTTTCGCGGTGAAATTACGCACTGGAAGCCGCGATGCCCGTTCTTGACAGAACTTCGAATCCGTCTGACAATATTTGATGCTTGCCGCGGTAGCTCAGGTGGTAGAGCGCAGCCCTGAAAAGGCTGGCGTCGGCGGTTCAACTCCGTCCCGCGGCACCATTGTTTTCAACAGCTTACCAGCTTTCCGCATATCAGCCGTGGGGAACAAGATGGAACAATGAGCGGGACATCTGTCCCCAACAACCGCTGTAGGATCACCTACAGCGTGGTTCCTGGAAACAATCGCTTCGATCAACCGGCGCTGGGCAGTGTGGTTTTTCGGGAGGGCGCCCCCTACCGCTGCTGTGGCACTGCCCGGATTCATCGGGTTGAATGACGGCGCACTCCATATCATGCCTGGCCCGCCTCTTTATCCATCGACGTAAGCCAACGCCGGTTCCAGTGGCGCCGCGCCGTGCCGGTCCCAAATGGCCTTGTCGGAAGACCGCGTGGGGCTGTAGTCTGGTGGCGCAATTGCTGAACCTGCAAGCCACTACGGAGATAACACATGGTCCCGGGCGCAAGATCGGAATTTTCTGTTCCACATATCTCCTACAATATTGCTTACACATGGGGCATTTCGGCGGTGGCGGCCCTGGGTGGATTGCTGTTCGGTTACGACTGGGTCGTAATTGGCGGCGCCAAGCCGTTCTATGAGAAGTTCTTCCACTTGACGACCGCCTGGCAGCAAGGCTGGGCGATGAGTTGCGCTCTTGCCGGCTGTCTCATGGGGGCTCTGGTTTCGGGCACACTCAGCGACCGCTTCGGCCGCAAGCCGCTGCTGATTGCTGCGGCCTCCCTGTTTGGAGCGTCGTCGCTGGGCACTGCGTTCGCCGGCACATTCAGCCACTTTGTATTGGGACGTATTTCGGGTGGATTCGCCATCGGGCTTGCATCGAGTCTCTCGCCGATGTATATCGCCGAAGTCGCACCCCCTCAAGTGCGAGGCAGGCTGGTGTCGCTCAACCAGCTTGCTATTGTGAGCGGCATTTTGTTGGCGCAGTTTTTCAACTGGGTCATTGCCAGACCTGTGCCCGCAGGCGCCACGGCCATGCAGGTCCTGAACTCCTGGAATGGCCAGTTCGGATGGCGGTGGATGTTTGGCGTGACCGCCATTCCCGCGGCACTGTTCTTTGTTTGCATGTTTGCCGTTCCAGAAAGCCCAAGATGGCTGGCCTGGAAACGGCGACAATATGAGGCGCGCAGCATCCTGGCAAGAATCGGCGGTGAAGGGTACGGCGCACAGGCGCTTGCCGAGATCGAAGCCAACCTCCCTCGACAAGGAGCAGGCGGCGACACGAACACCAAGAGTGAGCTTGCAGCCCTCCTTGAGATCAGGAACTTGAAAATTCTCCTCCTGGCGGTCGTGCTGGCGGTGTTCCAGCAGTGGTGCGGCATTAATGTTATCTTCAATTACGCGGAAGAAGTGTTCTCCGCGGCGGGATACAACGTTTCGGGCATCCTCTTTGATATTGTCGTGACCGGCGCCGTTAACCTGGTGTTTACGATTGTGGCGATTGCGACCGTGGACAAGACAGGGCGGCGACTTCTGATGCTGCTCGGGTCTGGCGGTCTCGCGGTCACGTACGTCGTGCTGGGCATTGGTTACCACCATGGGAGTCACGGCCTTTACATGCTGCTGCTGGTTGTGGCGGCAATTGCGTGTTACGCGATGTCGCTGGCGCCGGTTACCTGGGTGGTGATCGCAGAGATTTTTCCCAATCATATACGCGGAGTTGGAATGTCGTTCGCTGTCAGTTCGCTGTGGATAGCCTCTTTCATTCTGACGTACACATTTCCACTGCTCAATCAACGCTTTGGCCCCGCGGTGACGTTCTGGATTTACTCCGGTATTTGCGTCCTGGGATTTGTGTTTATCCATTTTTGGTTGCCGGAAACAAAGGGCAAGACCCTGGAAGAGATTGAGCAGGTCCTCACTTGAGCTTATTGCCCGCACGGCCCACTTTCCCGTCTGAAGAGGGGGGGCGACCCAGGCGAAAAGATTGTTCCTGAAGTATTTGACAGCACGGGCTCCCATGATCGGGTCCAAAACCCCTGTCGAGCGCTGGGTGCTGAGCGCCCTTTGCGTCCGCTGCGCAGAAGGCCCGGCCGATGCTGCCCGGCCGTTGAAATCCGCCTCGGCTGGCAAGGTCCAGCGTGATTGAGTTCTGTTGGAAATCGCTGCGCGGGAAGAAATGAAGGAGTTGACAGTGCATACCGCCTAGTTCCGTGCCGACGAAGTTCAAGCTGGACAGCAAAGGCTGGAGTACAATTCTCACAAGCTCCTGGTGCTGGAGAGTCTTCGAATGGAAAGAAGCTTGTGGGCTGGACAAAGCGGTGTTGCGCGCGTCTTCCTGCTGATTGTTCTTGCCATCGTCCTTTACTTTGTGGGACGCATCCTCGAGCCTTTTTTTCCGGCACTTACCTGGGCGGCGATCCTGGCAACCGTTTTTTATCCTGTTTATCAGCGGTCCGAGCGTTACCTGCGCCGGCGGGAGTTGGCCAGCGCTCTCTGTTGCGTGGTGCTGACGGTAGCCATAATTCTTCCCGTCATATCGCTCCTCTTTCTGATGGCCGGCGAGTCTGTGAAGGCGTACAAGAACCTTGAAGATGTGGTTGCGAGCGGTGTTCCGGCCAAGATAGCCGCCATCCGCAATTCGCCCAGGTACATAAAGCTGGCGGAGCATCTCCGCGAATTGGGCCTGCCTGAGCCCAGCATCGGAGCGACCGCTATGCGCGCCGTCCGCGCAGGGAGCAAGTTTCTGGTGGAGCACAGCGCCGCGGTGGTTTCTGGTTTTCTGAACTTCGTCGTGCAGCTTTTTGTGATGCTTTTCGGCCTCTATTACCTGTTTCTTCATGGCCCGCAGATCCTGCACGAGTTGCGCAGCCTGGTCCCTCTCCGGCCGGAGTACGAAGAACGGATTTTCCAGAAATTTACTGGAGTGGTTCACGCGACGTTTACCGGGAGCCTTGCGGTCGCGCTGATTCAGGGGGCGTTGGGAGGGCTGGGATTTCTGGTTTTCGGGATCTCCTCGCCGCTGCTGTGGGGAGCAAGCATGGCCCTGGTGTCGCTGATACCCGTGGTGGGGACGGCTTTGATCTGGGGGCCGGTGGTCGCTTTCTACCTGCTGACCGGGTCGATTGCGAAAGGTCTTATTATGCTTGCGGTGTTTGGCATCGCAGTCGGCTCGATTGACAACATCCTGAAGCCACTTCTGATCCAGCATGGTATGGAGATCCACACACTCTGGGTCTTTATTGGTGTCATTGGCGGGCTCAGCGTCTTTGGCTTTCTGGGCATCGTGCTGGGGCCGTTCCTTTTTAGCATCCTGGTTGTTCTGCTCGAAATTTACAAAGTTGAATTCGGGAGCGAGGCGGCTGAGGGGCCAGCACTCTGACGGCGCTCCCCGCGAAACCGGCGAACATGATGAGATGTCACCGCCGGCGCAAGGGCCGCCTTTCAGCCTCGCTGGGCTTTTCCCGTGGGCAGGGTTCGATTGACCTTTTCTGAATCCAGTTGATAAGATGACGGTGTTTGGAGCAAGGGAGGAAATACATTGGACCGTTATACTCGCCACCAGCTCAAGCAGGATGATTTCTCGGAAAAAATGGAAGCGCTCCAGATTTTTGCCGAGGAGCACCTGAAGCAGATCATCATCGTCTGCGCGGCCGTGATCGTCGTGGCTGGTGGGGCGTGGTGGATCAAAAGTTACTACGCCAATCAGGAAGCCATCGCGAACACCGAATTGCAAGCCGCCATCACTACGTTCCATGCTTATGTGGGCAGCAGCCAGCAGGGCGCCCTGATGGGCGCCGGTGACACCTATCCCACCGCCGAGGTGAAATATCAGAAGGCCCTCGTCCAGTTTTCTGAAGTCGTCCAGAAACATCCTCGCACCAAAGCCGGCGGCTACGCCTTGATCCAGATGGGAGTCTGCCAGTCCCAACTGGGCAATGACGAAACAGCGATCAAGACCTTGCAGAACGCCGGCAGGAACTCCGATAAGGAGATCGCTTCCCAGGCCCAGTTTGCACTGGCAGGCGTGCTGGCTAAAACCGGCAAAAGCGAAGACGCTGCCAGGGTCTATCAGAACCTTGCGGACCATCCTACAACCATAGTTCCACGTGCGACGGCGCTGCTGGCCATGGCTGATGTCTATCGCGCTTCGCAGCCGAACCGCGCCCGTGAGATATACGAGCAGGTCCAGAAGGAATACGGCTCTGACACTGTGGTCGCCGAGTCGCTCAAGCAGCAGCTCGCGACCTTGCCCCAATAGCCTGCTGGTTTTCCGGGGCTGCTCGGTTTCGTGGCCTGTTATCATCCTGCTGGCAGCTTCCGCCCCGGCGTTTCATGATAAATTCTGAGTGAGAACCACGCGTTTCGCCCGGGTGGCGATCCGTGTTTCCACTCGACCCGTGGACCGCCGTTGATGACTGAAGCCGAAAGGGAAACTCTCGAAACTGACGTTGTGATTGTGGGCGCCGGGCCCGCCGGGCTCAGTTGCGCCTTGCGCCTCGCCCAACTGATCGAGCACTGCAACGGCAATCCCGTTCCCGGCGCGACACTCTCACCCGAGAACATCTGCGTGCTGGAAAAAGCGGGAGAGATTGGTGCTCATTGCCTTTCGGGGGCCATCCTGGATCCGCGCTCGCTGGGCGAGCTAGTCCCGGATTTCGAGGCGAAGGACGCGCCGCTCGAATCGCCGGTGAAGGAAGATGCCGTCTATTTCCTGACGGGTTCAAGGCGTTGCAAGCTGCCGTTTATCCCTCCTTTTCTTCAAAATCACGGAAACCACATTGTTTCTGTCAACAAGCTGGCGAAATGGCTTGGGGGGCTGGTTGAAGCCGCAGGCGTGAGCCTGTTCCCTGGCTTCCCAGGCACCGAAATCCTTTATGACGGCCGCCGTGTGGCGGGGGTCCGCACCGGCGACAAGGGAATCGATAAAAACGGCAATCCCAAGCCAAACTTCCAGCCAGGGTATGACCTGCGAGCGAAGGTGACGGTTTTTGCAGAAGGCGCGCGCGGCTCGCTGACCAAACAGGTTGTCCGCGGACAGGGCCTTGACAGCGGCGCCAATCCGCAGGTTTACTCCCTGGGCGTGAAGGAACTTTGGCGAATTCCAGCCGGGCGCACACATCGCGGACAGGTGATCCACACTGCCGGCTGGCCGCTGAGCGCGGGGCAGTTTGGCGGCGGTTTTATTTACGCGATGGAAGAGACGCTGCTTTCTCTCGGCCTGGTGGCGGGGCTCGACAACGAAGACCCTCGCTTTGACGTTCACAACTGCTTCCAGCAGTTCAAGACGCATCCTTTCGTGAAAAGCCTGCTTGATGGCGGCGAGTTGCTTCGGTATGGCGCCAAGACCATTCCCGAAGGCGGCTATTTTTCTATTCCTATGACGGCGACGGACGGCGCCCTGATTATTGGGGATGGAGCAGGCTTCCTGAACTCCCAGCGGCTGAAGGGAATCCATCTGGCGATCAAGACCGGAATGCTGGCGGCGGAGACTATTTTTGAGGCCCTCGGGCGTCGCGATTGCTCGCAAGCGGCGCTCGGCCAGTTTGAAACGAAGTGGCGCGAAAGTTGGGTCCACGATGAGCTCTGGCAGGTCCGGAATTACCGCCAGGGCTTTGAGCACGGCTTCTGGCCTGGAGTGCTGCATGCAGGATTGCAGATGATCAGCGGCGGGCGCGGCGTCCGGGCGCGCTATCCGCTGCGCAAAGACCACGAGCATATGAAGCGCCTGGATGAGCTGCCGCCAAACGGGCCGGCGAAGATCAGGCCAGACGGAAGGTTGACGT is part of the Acidobacteriota bacterium genome and encodes:
- a CDS encoding DUF4038 domain-containing protein, producing MHELAFTASNSYTNSYTDVTIWVDLTGPEFNKRVYGFWDGGRTFKVRLVATAPGVWKWRSGSTPDDPGLSGKAGSFVATDWREEEKRQNPLRRGFLRPSTNRHALETADGTPFFVLGDTWYSAGTNRFRWYDDEVERPIGLDAGFKDYVRYRKGQGFNWVNMIAAFPNWGTDGLPWHIRMNDGTTVRSAWLEFGTGSAKNMDNEGGRPFLFPGKVPGYEKVFADVDRINPEYFKYIDRKIDYLNAQGFVPFIEVSRRDASECWKKYYSWPDSYARFIQYVWSRYQANNTVLSPIHLDILDESITVPDFLEAINMVLGKFGPPPFGTLLSANANPSTLVNWGDNSWVTLHQTGNEREHEYFWYMTEIFREARSPRPALNGEPYYSGYVDARGLNGGYKYGAPGGTARDDQFVRSAMYGSVLSGGLAGHVYGAEGIWGGDIEPSAPIKMWDAFQWNSAAQMQHLRTFVFSIGWKYQELKPDAGLVVPSQTHTVKGYEGWAYAARTPDKKVFLAYFEKGCPPSLVRGARLRSIYRAQWFDPRQGTWSEVGNGTAESDITGEIQLPDFPSNIDWGLKLVYERTLPMPDHF
- a CDS encoding 4Fe-4S binding protein, translated to MGISIHSGIPVTPAPPAANPEGKQRLPRKFNRKLVRKRTRDYSQQLRHGFQAAFLLLNVWLGCQFYLWVRQFEVPGSSTSIGLPAGVEGWLPIAGLMNVKYWLATGIIPAMHPAAMFLLLAFLSMAFLFRKAFCSWLCPVGTISEYLWRAGYKMLPRNFHIPRWLDIPMRGLKYLLLGLFVWAVASMSAEAIESFMRTPYGLIAEVKMLNFFRYLGTTGLVVIGVLALASLFVENFWCRYLCPYGAMLGLVSLASPHRIRRNPEVCIDCAKCARACPSMLPVDRVARVLSAECTGCLACVSVCPSEGALAMSLPRMLESKSKRHDMPAWAMAAGIALLFLGIVGFAKATGHWSSPVSDSVYQQLVPRASSVQHPMP
- a CDS encoding ATP-dependent Clp protease ATP-binding subunit, coding for MAQFQTLLDPTLHSPEVKDFERSLTRRVVGQDRAIRRLARIYQVYKAGLAVAGRPLANLLFLGPTGSGKTRLVEAAGEVLFGSDHSILKIDCAEFQHSHEIAKLIGSPPGYLGHRETQPLITQEALEAHYTDTIKLSFVLFDEIEKASDALWHLLLGILDKATLTLGDNRRVDFSHSIIFLTSNLGSHEVSRLMRGGMGFSADSQMDDEDLDHKIYRVAVEAARRRFSPEFMNRIDKVIVFRSLRKEHLEKILDIELAKVQERIIAAAPGSQFVFKCTRSARDLLLREGTDLKSGARHLKRAIERHLVFPLSNLMATKQVCLGDVITVDAAPGLSKLVFMREEQGALVGASAASVTQTALVPVSTGHAVTQALAFKVSAD
- a CDS encoding MFS transporter yields the protein MVPGARSEFSVPHISYNIAYTWGISAVAALGGLLFGYDWVVIGGAKPFYEKFFHLTTAWQQGWAMSCALAGCLMGALVSGTLSDRFGRKPLLIAAASLFGASSLGTAFAGTFSHFVLGRISGGFAIGLASSLSPMYIAEVAPPQVRGRLVSLNQLAIVSGILLAQFFNWVIARPVPAGATAMQVLNSWNGQFGWRWMFGVTAIPAALFFVCMFAVPESPRWLAWKRRQYEARSILARIGGEGYGAQALAEIEANLPRQGAGGDTNTKSELAALLEIRNLKILLLAVVLAVFQQWCGINVIFNYAEEVFSAAGYNVSGILFDIVVTGAVNLVFTIVAIATVDKTGRRLLMLLGSGGLAVTYVVLGIGYHHGSHGLYMLLLVVAAIACYAMSLAPVTWVVIAEIFPNHIRGVGMSFAVSSLWIASFILTYTFPLLNQRFGPAVTFWIYSGICVLGFVFIHFWLPETKGKTLEEIEQVLT
- a CDS encoding AI-2E family transporter produces the protein MERSLWAGQSGVARVFLLIVLAIVLYFVGRILEPFFPALTWAAILATVFYPVYQRSERYLRRRELASALCCVVLTVAIILPVISLLFLMAGESVKAYKNLEDVVASGVPAKIAAIRNSPRYIKLAEHLRELGLPEPSIGATAMRAVRAGSKFLVEHSAAVVSGFLNFVVQLFVMLFGLYYLFLHGPQILHELRSLVPLRPEYEERIFQKFTGVVHATFTGSLAVALIQGALGGLGFLVFGISSPLLWGASMALVSLIPVVGTALIWGPVVAFYLLTGSIAKGLIMLAVFGIAVGSIDNILKPLLIQHGMEIHTLWVFIGVIGGLSVFGFLGIVLGPFLFSILVVLLEIYKVEFGSEAAEGPAL
- a CDS encoding tetratricopeptide repeat protein, which produces MDRYTRHQLKQDDFSEKMEALQIFAEEHLKQIIIVCAAVIVVAGGAWWIKSYYANQEAIANTELQAAITTFHAYVGSSQQGALMGAGDTYPTAEVKYQKALVQFSEVVQKHPRTKAGGYALIQMGVCQSQLGNDETAIKTLQNAGRNSDKEIASQAQFALAGVLAKTGKSEDAARVYQNLADHPTTIVPRATALLAMADVYRASQPNRAREIYEQVQKEYGSDTVVAESLKQQLATLPQ
- a CDS encoding electron transfer flavoprotein-ubiquinone oxidoreductase produces the protein MTEAERETLETDVVIVGAGPAGLSCALRLAQLIEHCNGNPVPGATLSPENICVLEKAGEIGAHCLSGAILDPRSLGELVPDFEAKDAPLESPVKEDAVYFLTGSRRCKLPFIPPFLQNHGNHIVSVNKLAKWLGGLVEAAGVSLFPGFPGTEILYDGRRVAGVRTGDKGIDKNGNPKPNFQPGYDLRAKVTVFAEGARGSLTKQVVRGQGLDSGANPQVYSLGVKELWRIPAGRTHRGQVIHTAGWPLSAGQFGGGFIYAMEETLLSLGLVAGLDNEDPRFDVHNCFQQFKTHPFVKSLLDGGELLRYGAKTIPEGGYFSIPMTATDGALIIGDGAGFLNSQRLKGIHLAIKTGMLAAETIFEALGRRDCSQAALGQFETKWRESWVHDELWQVRNYRQGFEHGFWPGVLHAGLQMISGGRGVRARYPLRKDHEHMKRLDELPPNGPAKIRPDGRLTFDKLSDVYRSGTQHEEDQPCHLKIADFDICNNRCTREYGNPCQYFCPAAVYEMEENTDGSGRHLKINASNCVHCKTCDIADPYQIITWVPPEGGGGPRYERM